The genomic window GACGCTGCCGGCGCCGATCATGGCGATCTTGTAACTCATGGTTCGCGGTGGGTAAGTCGAAGTGAAGTAGGGCTGATGCGCAGATGGTGATGCGCAAGGCCACACATTACATGCCCAATCACACCAAGCCATAGCACGAGCCCGATGCGCGTAGTACGTTTGTGACGTGCCGTCTGGAACGGGATTGGTCGATTTTAACGGAATCGGACACGAAGTCCGTGACGGCCGGTACGGGTTCGACGTCCGCCGACGACGCGATCGCCCGCACGTCGTCCTGCAGCTCACGCTCGACGGGGTCGGCTGGCACGAAGGCGAGACGACGGGGCGAACGCTGCTGCCGTTCGGCCACGTGTTCCTCGAACGGTTTCCCGGCCCGTTTTCGTACGGAACCGAAGGGCAGCACTACGAGCTCATCTTCCTCTCGCTCCGTGGCCCGGTTGCCGAGGCGTTGGCGGACCAAGCGGCCCAGACGTTTGGGCCGTGCTTCGCCGTCGCGGAACCCGCCGGCCTTGCGGCGGATCTGCAGGCGCTCAATCGCGAGGCGCGGACCGGGCCGCTGAAGGGCGATCCGTTCGCGCTGTCGTCGCGGCTCTACGCGATCGTGGCCGGGGCACTTTCCAAGGCCGATGCAGCCCGGCGTGCGGGGGCCGAGGGCGACCCGCTCGTGGGGGACACGCGGCGACTCATCGACCGGCACGCCGGCCGACGTGATTTCAGCGTCGCCGCGTTGGCCGAACGGCTCGGCGTGAGCCGGGAGCACCTGACGCGAACGTTCTCCCGACGTACCGGCACGACGCCCGCCGACGCGATCGCCCAGACGCGTCTGCGCCTGGCAGCATCGTTGCTGCGTTCGACCGATCGATCGCTCGACGACATCGCCCGACGCAGCGGCTTTGCAGGTGCCAACTACCTGTGCCGCCAGTTCCGCAAAAAGGTCGGCGTTACGCCCACCGACTTCCGCCAGCGCCGCTGGCTCGCCGGTCCGTGAGACCCGAAGTCACTGCCGCTCGGCCTGCACTTCGGCGGCTCGTGCGGTGTTCGCCAGCAGCATCGCCACTGTCATCGGCCCCACGCCACCCGGGACGGGCGTGATTCGACCCGCCTTGGCGAGGACGCGGTCGAAGTCGACGTCGCCAACGGTGCTCTTTTTGCCGTCGAAGCTCGTCACGCGATTGATGCCGACGTCGATCACGACGGCACCGTGCTTCACGTGGTCCGGCCCGATCAGGTTCGGTCGGCCGACGGCGACGACGAGGATGTCCGCCCGGCTCGTGTGGGCGACAAGATCACGCGTCTCCTTCTGGCAGATCGTGACCGTCGCCTTCCGCTGCGTCAGGAGCAGGGCCATCGGCTTGCCGGCGATCTCGCTCGCGCCGACGACGACGGCCTCGGCGCCTTCGATCGGCACGTCGGTCGACTCGATCAGCTCGACCGCCGCCCGGGCCGTGCACGGGGCGAGCAGCGTGCGGCCGTAGACGACGCGTCCGATGTTGGCCGGGCTGACGCCCTCGACGTCCTTGTGCAGCGCGATCAGGCTCTGCAGCGGCGTCGGATCGATCCCGCCGGGCAGCGGCAGGTGGACCATCACGCCCGTCACGGTCGGATCGTTGTTCAGGCGGACGATTTCGGTCGCGATTCGGTCGAACGACGCGTCTTCCGGCAGCCGGCGAAGGACGTAGTCGATACCGACGTCGCGACAGCTTTGTGCCTGGCGATCTGCGTAGACAGCCGCGCCGCCCGGGTCGCCGCAGAGGATGGCCGCGAGCTTGACGGGCACGCCGAGCGACGCGACGCGCTCGGCCGTCTGCTGACGACTTTCGGCCGCGAGCCGTCGGCCGTCGATGAGCTTGTCGTCACTGGTCGCCGACGGCTGCATGCGACAGAGCATAAACCCGCTCCCGCAGCCGACGTGCCTCGGCCCTGGGTTCTGCCAGATCGCAGACGAAGTCGACGGCCCGGTGCCGCTTTCGCCACCACAGCGGCAGCTTCCCACGTCGGATCGCCCGAATCCGAGCACCGCCCGGCCACGGGTGACAAGTGATGCGTTCGAACGCGTCCCACGGCTCCGGCTCGACCCATCCGTCGCCCAGGGTCCATTGGGCAATTCCTCGTCGGCCGACCAGCACGACCTCAGCTCCAGCGGCAAACAGATCCGCGTCGGCGAGTCGGCCGCGCTTGGCCGCGTCATCTTCCTGACGCAGGACCCAGCTGATCAGCAACCAGACGACCCACACGCCGATGAAGTAGACGCAGAAGTTGCCGACGTTCGTAGTCGACCAGACGATGAACGCCACTGCAAGCATGGCTAGGAAGATGACCGAACTGAGCTGAATCGCTCGTCGGGTTTCTCGAACAACACGCACCTCGCCGAACAGCCCAGCGGGTTTGGAGAGGAGAGTGCCGGTAAAGCGCGATCCCGGTCTGCCGAAGAGGACGAGGTCGTCGGCCTCGCATCGCCAACCGCATTCGGGTCAAAGCCGAACTTCG from Planctomycetota bacterium includes these protein-coding regions:
- a CDS encoding AraC family transcriptional regulator, which encodes MPSGTGLVDFNGIGHEVRDGRYGFDVRRRRDRPHVVLQLTLDGVGWHEGETTGRTLLPFGHVFLERFPGPFSYGTEGQHYELIFLSLRGPVAEALADQAAQTFGPCFAVAEPAGLAADLQALNREARTGPLKGDPFALSSRLYAIVAGALSKADAARRAGAEGDPLVGDTRRLIDRHAGRRDFSVAALAERLGVSREHLTRTFSRRTGTTPADAIAQTRLRLAASLLRSTDRSLDDIARRSGFAGANYLCRQFRKKVGVTPTDFRQRRWLAGP
- a CDS encoding bifunctional 5,10-methylenetetrahydrofolate dehydrogenase/5,10-methenyltetrahydrofolate cyclohydrolase; its protein translation is MQPSATSDDKLIDGRRLAAESRQQTAERVASLGVPVKLAAILCGDPGGAAVYADRQAQSCRDVGIDYVLRRLPEDASFDRIATEIVRLNNDPTVTGVMVHLPLPGGIDPTPLQSLIALHKDVEGVSPANIGRVVYGRTLLAPCTARAAVELIESTDVPIEGAEAVVVGASEIAGKPMALLLTQRKATVTICQKETRDLVAHTSRADILVVAVGRPNLIGPDHVKHGAVVIDVGINRVTSFDGKKSTVGDVDFDRVLAKAGRITPVPGGVGPMTVAMLLANTARAAEVQAERQ